A genomic window from Candidatus Cybelea sp. includes:
- the leuS gene encoding leucine--tRNA ligase gives MLFMAESYDFASIEHKWQSRWERDASYRAPNQSEKPKYYAMEMLPYPSGDLHIGHAKNYSIGDAVARMMRMLGYNVLHPMGWDAFGLPAENAAIARGADPAAWTTENILNMRRQIRLMGTSYDWSREIATCEPEFYRWNQWLFLRLYERGLAYKREAPVNWCPQDQTVLANEQVQDGRCWRCGHLVERRNLSQWFLRITAYADRLLEDLDQLPGWPDRTRTMQRNWIGRSEGATFAFAVDGLDAGIEVFTTRLDTVYGVTFLAVAAEHPIVAALERIISAERSAQIAAFAESLKSKSELERTSLMEKRGIFTGAYAIHPLSRERVPIWVTSYVLADYGTGAVMGVPAHDERDFEFARKHALPVVTVVVPPDEAEVVPDGSFVEDGRLIASDDFSGMSSERARAAIAARLETLGIGKRSVNYKLRDWLISRQRYWGTPIPIVYCPRCGEVPVPDEDLPVLLPPGVRLGGEGSPLASVAEFVETKCPSCGEPARREADTMDTFFESSWYYLRYLDPHNDQLPWSLARAQQWMNVDQYIGGAEHTVLHLLYSRFFYKFFHDRGWVEGPDEPFAHLFHQGMVLRDGEKMSKSRGNVVGIDETAEKTGVDAMRLFLLYVTPPEDTSDWTDEGISGRVRLLHRIWRACRPFLERAAPERGESGRALPPAESNDDKALLRAVHLVAKSAVEETLSRRFHYNTTIAKLDELVNAMTAAAGTRPDSPALLYAVRSMPILIAPFAPHIAEELWEGLGNRGSVHLESYLEPDERALVLEEITLVVQVNGKVRARIRVPASIARERALALALEEPNVHAHLEGKPVRKQIYVPGKLVNIVA, from the coding sequence ATGCTCTTCATGGCCGAAAGCTACGACTTCGCTTCGATCGAACATAAGTGGCAGTCGCGCTGGGAGCGCGACGCGTCCTATCGCGCGCCCAACCAGAGCGAAAAGCCTAAGTACTACGCGATGGAGATGCTGCCGTATCCCTCCGGCGATTTGCACATCGGCCACGCGAAGAACTATTCGATCGGCGACGCGGTCGCGCGCATGATGCGGATGCTCGGCTACAACGTGCTGCACCCGATGGGCTGGGATGCCTTCGGCTTGCCGGCAGAAAACGCCGCGATCGCGCGCGGCGCCGATCCGGCAGCCTGGACCACCGAAAACATCCTCAACATGCGCCGCCAGATTCGCTTGATGGGGACGAGCTACGACTGGTCGCGCGAGATCGCGACCTGCGAGCCCGAGTTCTATCGCTGGAATCAGTGGCTCTTTTTGCGTCTTTACGAGCGCGGCCTCGCGTATAAACGTGAGGCGCCGGTCAACTGGTGCCCGCAGGATCAAACCGTGCTCGCCAACGAGCAAGTCCAAGACGGACGCTGCTGGCGCTGCGGTCACCTGGTCGAACGCCGCAATCTTTCGCAGTGGTTTCTCCGCATAACCGCCTACGCCGACCGCCTGTTGGAAGACCTCGACCAGCTGCCGGGCTGGCCCGATCGCACGCGCACGATGCAGCGTAACTGGATCGGACGCAGCGAAGGCGCGACGTTTGCTTTTGCGGTGGACGGTCTCGACGCCGGCATCGAGGTCTTTACGACGCGCCTCGACACCGTGTACGGCGTCACGTTTTTGGCCGTGGCCGCCGAGCATCCAATCGTCGCCGCGCTCGAGAGAATCATCTCGGCCGAGCGCAGCGCGCAGATCGCCGCCTTCGCCGAGAGCTTGAAGTCGAAGTCCGAGCTCGAGCGCACGAGCCTCATGGAAAAACGCGGCATCTTTACCGGTGCCTACGCGATTCATCCGCTCTCTCGCGAACGCGTTCCGATCTGGGTTACCAGCTACGTCCTTGCCGATTACGGCACCGGCGCGGTCATGGGCGTGCCGGCGCACGACGAACGGGACTTCGAGTTTGCGCGCAAGCACGCGCTCCCGGTCGTCACCGTCGTCGTTCCTCCAGATGAAGCCGAAGTCGTACCGGATGGTTCCTTCGTCGAAGACGGGCGCCTCATCGCCAGCGACGATTTCAGCGGAATGTCGAGCGAACGCGCCCGCGCGGCGATTGCCGCGCGGCTCGAGACGTTGGGAATCGGCAAGCGCAGCGTCAACTACAAGCTGCGCGATTGGTTGATCTCACGCCAGCGTTATTGGGGAACGCCGATTCCGATCGTGTACTGTCCGCGCTGCGGCGAAGTTCCGGTTCCCGACGAAGATTTGCCGGTGCTCCTGCCGCCGGGGGTGCGCTTGGGCGGTGAGGGTTCGCCGCTCGCTTCGGTCGCGGAGTTCGTCGAAACTAAGTGTCCGTCGTGCGGGGAACCCGCACGACGCGAGGCGGATACGATGGACACGTTCTTCGAATCAAGCTGGTACTATCTGCGCTACCTCGATCCGCACAACGACCAGTTGCCGTGGTCCCTCGCGCGGGCGCAACAGTGGATGAACGTCGACCAGTACATCGGCGGCGCCGAACACACCGTGCTTCACCTGCTCTACTCACGCTTCTTTTATAAGTTCTTTCACGATCGCGGCTGGGTCGAGGGCCCCGACGAACCCTTCGCGCACCTCTTCCACCAGGGCATGGTGCTGCGCGACGGCGAGAAGATGTCGAAATCTCGCGGCAACGTGGTCGGTATCGACGAGACCGCGGAAAAGACCGGGGTCGACGCGATGCGGCTCTTCCTGCTCTATGTGACGCCGCCGGAAGATACGAGCGACTGGACCGACGAGGGAATCAGCGGCCGCGTACGCTTGCTGCACCGGATCTGGCGAGCCTGCCGGCCCTTCTTGGAACGCGCCGCGCCGGAGCGCGGCGAAAGCGGCCGCGCTCTGCCGCCGGCCGAATCGAACGATGACAAGGCGCTGCTGCGCGCCGTCCATCTGGTCGCAAAGTCGGCCGTCGAGGAGACGCTCTCGCGCCGCTTCCATTACAACACGACGATTGCGAAGCTCGACGAACTCGTAAACGCGATGACGGCCGCGGCGGGCACGAGGCCCGATTCGCCGGCGCTCCTTTACGCCGTGCGCTCGATGCCGATCCTGATCGCGCCGTTCGCGCCGCACATCGCCGAAGAGCTGTGGGAAGGGCTCGGCAACCGCGGATCCGTGCACCTGGAGTCGTACCTCGAACCCGACGAACGAGCGCTCGTGCTCGAAGAGATTACACTCGTCGTTCAGGTGAACGGGAAGGTTCGCGCCCGCATCCGGGTCCCGGCGTCGATCGCTCGAGAGCGGGCATTGGCGCTCGCCCTCGAAGAGCCCAACGTTCACGCTCATCTCGAAGGGAAGCCCGTGCGCAAACAGATCTACGTCCCCGGCAAGCTGGTCAACATCGTCGCATGA
- a CDS encoding ComEA family DNA-binding protein, producing the protein MILRITLAAALVAAVAFAFHHSAPRSAIETAALPAAPASASPSADPRQAHRPRHPAQSGEVVVYVAGAVRRPGLYHLQFGDRYARAVELAGGLSPQADAAGVNLAAPAGDGDEVDVPAAGQAPAVHRQARRGRHRAHTPVEASVDINAADAAVLGAVPGIGRAIAQRIIELREREGPFSSLDELLDVAGVTQGRLERARAYLRQP; encoded by the coding sequence ATGATACTACGAATTACGCTCGCCGCCGCGCTCGTCGCGGCCGTGGCTTTCGCTTTTCACCACTCGGCGCCGCGCAGCGCGATCGAGACGGCCGCTCTGCCGGCGGCACCCGCAAGCGCATCTCCCTCAGCGGATCCGCGCCAGGCGCACCGGCCGCGTCACCCGGCGCAGAGCGGGGAGGTGGTCGTTTACGTCGCGGGCGCGGTACGCCGGCCCGGCCTCTACCATCTGCAATTTGGCGACCGGTACGCGCGGGCGGTCGAACTGGCGGGCGGTTTGAGTCCGCAGGCCGACGCGGCCGGGGTCAACCTCGCCGCGCCGGCCGGCGATGGGGACGAGGTCGACGTTCCCGCCGCAGGGCAGGCGCCCGCCGTTCACCGGCAGGCACGCCGTGGGCGCCACCGCGCGCACACGCCGGTCGAGGCGAGCGTCGACATCAATGCCGCCGATGCGGCTGTGCTCGGGGCGGTCCCCGGAATTGGACGGGCGATCGCGCAGCGCATTATCGAACTGCGCGAACGCGAGGGTCCTTTTTCGTCGCTCGACGAGCTGCTCGACGTTGCTGGCGTGACGCAGGGCCGTTTGGAACGTGCTCGGGCCTATCTTCGGCAGCCTTAG
- a CDS encoding long-chain fatty acid--CoA ligase: protein MQSELPPKQTLPSLIRESLAEPRDEVLVERVEGHWTPASSAQLLQRVVDLACAIRDAGLAAGDRVSLVSHNCVDWIVCDFAALFAGCVVVPIYPTQALDHTAYIIEHSGARLIFVDGAQTLARLRELGAPLPRVVVFDSRGEDGLAAFEARGAEVRAAHPELPATYEAALHPDDLAVLIYTSGTTGAPKGVMLSHDNLAFDARVSLECGFDGMEAGRDVISVLPYSHIYEHTLIYIYLLAKVRYFICHDPGELLADLKDVRPSEMTSVPRIFDRVLAGVKGQALAAGGLRARLVPWALEAGRAYMTAKVLGNGPSGRQSLTFALAKRLVLGKIPPALGLDRVEFLCSGSAPLHSDTAMTFLAMGIPIMQGYGLTETSPIVSVSRLSANEYGAVGRPITGVEVEIAGDGEVLVRGRNVMHGYYHNEEATVAALENGWLHTGDIGERNAAGFLRITDRKGEIFKTDTGKWIAPARIEANIKRSIYVAQALVVGRGRPFPIALICPNWTFLRLAIPQIPAGTEPEGMAARDDVCVFLTREVHTQTAALAGYEQVRKIVIVPHEFSVERGELSPSMKIKRRMVEQHYAAEIERAYEGATAVHAPA from the coding sequence ATGCAGTCGGAGCTCCCGCCAAAGCAGACGCTCCCAAGCCTTATTCGCGAGTCCCTTGCGGAGCCGCGCGATGAGGTGCTGGTCGAGCGCGTCGAAGGGCACTGGACGCCGGCCTCAAGCGCCCAGCTGCTGCAACGCGTCGTCGATCTCGCCTGTGCGATCCGCGATGCCGGCTTGGCCGCCGGCGACCGCGTTTCGCTCGTCTCACACAACTGCGTCGACTGGATCGTCTGCGATTTCGCGGCACTCTTTGCCGGCTGCGTCGTCGTCCCAATCTATCCCACCCAGGCCCTCGACCACACCGCGTACATCATCGAGCACTCCGGTGCGCGACTGATTTTCGTCGACGGAGCGCAGACGCTGGCGCGGCTGCGTGAATTGGGGGCACCGCTGCCGCGCGTCGTCGTCTTCGATTCCCGCGGCGAGGATGGCTTGGCCGCTTTCGAAGCACGCGGCGCGGAGGTCCGCGCCGCGCACCCGGAGCTCCCCGCAACCTACGAGGCGGCGCTGCACCCCGACGATCTCGCGGTGCTGATCTACACGTCTGGAACGACCGGAGCGCCCAAAGGCGTCATGCTCTCGCACGACAACTTGGCGTTTGACGCGCGCGTCTCGCTGGAATGCGGTTTCGACGGCATGGAGGCGGGGCGCGACGTGATCTCCGTGCTGCCGTATTCGCACATTTACGAGCACACGCTGATCTACATCTACCTGCTTGCGAAGGTACGGTACTTCATCTGTCACGATCCCGGCGAGCTGCTTGCCGATCTCAAGGACGTGCGGCCGTCTGAGATGACGTCGGTCCCCCGCATCTTCGATCGTGTGCTCGCGGGGGTGAAGGGTCAGGCATTGGCTGCCGGCGGCCTGCGCGCGCGGTTGGTGCCGTGGGCGCTCGAGGCCGGACGCGCCTACATGACCGCAAAAGTGCTGGGCAACGGACCGTCCGGGCGGCAGTCGCTAACGTTCGCGCTTGCCAAGCGGCTGGTACTCGGTAAGATCCCGCCGGCGCTGGGGCTCGATCGCGTCGAGTTTCTCTGCAGCGGGAGCGCTCCGCTCCACAGCGATACGGCAATGACGTTCTTGGCGATGGGCATTCCGATCATGCAGGGCTACGGGCTGACCGAAACGTCGCCCATCGTCTCGGTGAGCCGCTTGAGCGCCAACGAATACGGTGCCGTCGGGCGGCCGATCACCGGCGTCGAGGTCGAGATCGCCGGCGACGGCGAGGTGCTCGTCCGCGGACGAAACGTGATGCACGGCTACTATCACAACGAAGAAGCCACCGTCGCGGCGCTGGAGAACGGCTGGCTGCACACCGGCGATATCGGCGAACGCAACGCGGCCGGGTTTCTGCGCATTACCGACCGGAAAGGCGAGATCTTCAAGACCGATACCGGCAAGTGGATCGCGCCGGCGCGGATCGAGGCGAATATCAAGCGATCGATCTACGTCGCGCAGGCGCTGGTCGTGGGCAGGGGACGTCCGTTTCCGATTGCGCTGATCTGCCCGAACTGGACGTTCCTGCGATTGGCGATTCCGCAGATTCCCGCTGGAACCGAGCCGGAGGGCATGGCGGCCCGCGACGACGTGTGCGTCTTTTTGACGCGGGAGGTTCACACGCAGACCGCTGCGCTCGCCGGCTACGAGCAGGTGCGCAAGATCGTGATCGTACCGCACGAGTTTAGCGTCGAACGCGGCGAGCTCTCTCCATCAATGAAAATCAAAAGACGGATGGTCGAGCAGCATTATGCCGCCGAGATCGAGCGGGCGTACGAGGGTGCGACCGCGGTGCACGCGCCCGCATGA
- a CDS encoding helix-turn-helix transcriptional regulator, protein MTSASQRIDEVVRGPIKSKTVFPALILHLVECRPDHGYGLMQRIHEICGDLVAVNTNKIYPLLRRLEERGFVTASWENPTKRSRRVYAITAAGAERLRRIKSSMLPYLDSIAGAIERLRAELYETSRTPEPYRR, encoded by the coding sequence ATGACCTCCGCCTCCCAGCGGATCGACGAAGTCGTTCGCGGGCCGATCAAGAGCAAAACGGTCTTTCCTGCCCTGATCCTCCACCTCGTCGAGTGCCGGCCGGATCACGGTTACGGCCTGATGCAGCGTATCCACGAGATCTGCGGCGACCTCGTCGCGGTAAATACCAACAAGATTTATCCGCTGCTGCGACGCCTCGAAGAGCGCGGGTTCGTGACCGCTTCGTGGGAAAATCCGACCAAGCGTTCCCGCCGAGTCTACGCGATTACCGCGGCAGGCGCGGAACGTCTGCGCCGGATAAAGAGTTCGATGCTGCCGTATCTTGACTCGATCGCCGGAGCGATCGAACGCTTACGCGCCGAGTTGTACGAAACTAGCAGGACCCCGGAACCGTACCGACGATAG